One segment of Stenotrophomonas sp. SAU14A_NAIMI4_8 DNA contains the following:
- a CDS encoding lytic transglycosylase domain-containing protein, giving the protein MLPCRAAVALSLLLGLWPGHAGARTVYRCVQGNTVSLATAPEPGSRCTAKQIDDNAVQAPNLWGNMGVFSGVLYEREQDGTLVYSTRNLPGSRVYLKFTVATPPGEPAHEGLGKVGAPQLAPHATQFKAAAKATGVDDAWLRAIAHAESNFDALAVSRKGAQGVMQLMPETAVEYGVRDPFSAQQSIDGGARYMRSLLRRYNGDRPLAAAAYNAGIGAVARYNGVPPYAETLAYVEKVMALYARYRQAMGIRSEVPAK; this is encoded by the coding sequence ATGTTGCCCTGCCGTGCCGCCGTTGCGCTGTCGCTCCTGCTGGGCCTGTGGCCTGGCCACGCTGGCGCGCGCACGGTGTACCGCTGCGTGCAGGGCAACACGGTCAGCCTGGCCACCGCGCCCGAGCCGGGCTCGCGCTGTACGGCAAAACAGATTGACGACAACGCGGTGCAGGCGCCCAACCTGTGGGGCAACATGGGGGTGTTCAGCGGCGTGCTGTACGAGCGCGAGCAGGACGGCACCCTGGTCTATTCCACCCGCAACCTGCCCGGATCGCGGGTGTACCTGAAATTCACCGTGGCCACGCCGCCGGGCGAGCCGGCCCATGAAGGCCTGGGCAAGGTTGGCGCGCCGCAGCTGGCCCCACATGCAACACAGTTCAAGGCAGCAGCCAAGGCCACCGGCGTGGACGACGCTTGGCTGCGTGCGATCGCCCATGCCGAAAGCAACTTCGATGCGCTTGCCGTCTCGCGCAAGGGCGCGCAGGGCGTGATGCAGCTGATGCCTGAAACCGCGGTGGAGTACGGCGTGCGCGATCCCTTTTCGGCGCAGCAATCGATCGACGGCGGCGCGCGCTACATGCGCAGCCTGCTGCGCCGCTACAACGGCGACCGCCCATTGGCGGCGGCAGCCTACAACGCCGGCATCGGTGCGGTGGCCCGCTACAACGGCGTGCCGCCGTATGCCGAAACCCTGGCCTACGTGGAGAAGGTGATGGCGCTGTACGCGCGCTACCGCCAGGCGATGGGCATCCGTAGCGAAGTGCCGGCGAAGTAG
- a CDS encoding NHL repeat-containing protein, with amino-acid sequence MAQRQWWVVGVVVVTAAALAATWWPDRATEVSAPAGPQPTPLAWTAQIETLAGDGHPGNRDGAAAQARFADPYAVVRTAQGAVYFTDAGDNNRIRRWWPDGRVQTVAGQGEGRVDGPALQASFHTPSGIAADAQGNLYVADTGNHAIRRISADGQVTTLAGGEQGYADGPAAQARFDGPMGIAVDAQGQVFVADTWNDRIRVIGTDGQVRTLAGGDRPGFTDAIGGEARFDTPVALAFDAHGALLVADLFNNAVRRVGGDGTVSTVVSSGGVMNAPLSLATTHDGVLYVGDLDGRVLQITPQGHQIALLGNDRLPRLARPSGLAVDADGSVLVADSTAYRLHRLRPLPVGELPAPALVGPAADAGLPDTGGRWPLAPQDGWHEVVGTLGEVRGNFKGESRHHLHGGFDVRGDVGQTVLAIAEGKISSPIAAWSLGGQGEGLAVDRLKYIHMRVGRTPRGEPFDARWQPLYADDGTLERIRVRRGTRIHVGDRLGSINSQAHVHLALGTGGFETNAVALGFHNYADHFAPRITDVALLDDNDQPMAPGSDGVVMVARQGRGVQIVVEAWDQVDNNLPRRRLGPYQVGYQILDGNGQALQGYEQPRWNIVFNRMPPQNLAAKVAYAPDSGITVHGSAVTRFRYLVTNTVRDGLMETGRWQPAALPPGEYIVRASARDYSGNEGVGRREVRVRLLP; translated from the coding sequence ATGGCACAGCGGCAGTGGTGGGTGGTGGGCGTGGTGGTGGTGACCGCAGCGGCGTTGGCCGCCACCTGGTGGCCTGATCGGGCCACCGAGGTATCCGCACCCGCTGGGCCGCAACCCACGCCCCTGGCCTGGACGGCGCAGATCGAAACGCTGGCCGGCGATGGCCATCCCGGCAATCGTGATGGCGCGGCCGCGCAGGCGCGCTTCGCTGATCCCTACGCAGTGGTGCGCACGGCGCAGGGCGCGGTGTACTTCACCGACGCCGGCGACAACAACCGTATCCGCCGCTGGTGGCCCGATGGCCGCGTGCAGACCGTGGCCGGGCAGGGCGAGGGGCGCGTGGACGGCCCGGCGCTGCAGGCCAGCTTCCACACGCCTTCGGGCATTGCCGCCGATGCGCAGGGCAACCTGTACGTGGCCGACACCGGCAACCACGCGATCCGGCGCATTTCTGCCGACGGGCAGGTGACCACGCTGGCCGGCGGCGAGCAGGGGTATGCCGATGGACCCGCCGCACAGGCGCGCTTCGATGGGCCGATGGGCATCGCCGTGGATGCGCAGGGCCAGGTGTTCGTGGCCGATACCTGGAACGACCGCATCCGCGTGATCGGCACCGATGGCCAGGTGCGGACCCTGGCCGGTGGCGACCGCCCGGGGTTCACCGATGCGATCGGCGGCGAGGCGCGGTTCGATACCCCGGTGGCGCTGGCCTTCGATGCGCATGGCGCGCTGCTGGTGGCCGATCTGTTCAACAACGCAGTGCGCCGCGTGGGCGGCGACGGCACGGTCAGTACGGTGGTGAGCAGCGGCGGGGTGATGAACGCCCCGCTGTCGTTGGCCACGACCCACGATGGCGTGCTGTACGTAGGCGACCTCGATGGGCGCGTGCTGCAGATCACCCCGCAGGGCCACCAGATCGCGCTGCTGGGTAACGACCGCCTGCCCCGCCTGGCGCGCCCCAGTGGTCTGGCCGTGGATGCAGATGGCAGCGTGCTGGTGGCCGACTCGACTGCCTACCGCCTGCATCGCCTGCGCCCGCTGCCGGTGGGCGAGCTTCCTGCACCGGCCCTGGTGGGTCCGGCCGCCGATGCCGGGTTGCCCGACACGGGCGGACGCTGGCCGTTGGCACCGCAGGACGGCTGGCACGAAGTGGTGGGCACGCTGGGCGAGGTACGTGGCAACTTCAAGGGTGAGAGCCGCCATCACCTGCACGGCGGTTTCGATGTGCGCGGCGATGTGGGGCAGACCGTGCTGGCCATTGCCGAGGGCAAGATCAGCAGCCCGATCGCCGCCTGGAGCCTGGGCGGGCAGGGCGAAGGCCTGGCGGTGGATCGCCTGAAGTACATCCACATGCGCGTGGGCCGCACGCCGCGCGGTGAACCCTTCGATGCACGCTGGCAGCCGTTGTACGCCGACGATGGAACGCTGGAGCGCATCCGCGTGCGTCGTGGCACGCGCATCCACGTGGGGGATCGGCTGGGCAGCATCAACAGCCAGGCGCACGTGCACCTGGCGCTGGGCACCGGTGGTTTCGAGACCAATGCGGTGGCACTGGGCTTCCACAACTACGCCGACCACTTCGCCCCGCGCATCACCGACGTGGCCCTGCTGGACGACAACGACCAACCCATGGCGCCGGGCAGCGATGGCGTGGTGATGGTGGCGCGGCAGGGGCGTGGCGTGCAGATCGTGGTGGAGGCGTGGGACCAGGTGGACAACAACCTGCCACGCCGCCGGCTGGGGCCGTACCAGGTGGGTTACCAGATCCTGGATGGCAACGGCCAGGCGTTGCAGGGCTACGAGCAGCCGCGCTGGAACATCGTGTTCAACCGCATGCCGCCGCAGAACCTGGCGGCGAAGGTGGCCTATGCGCCGGACAGCGGCATTACCGTGCACGGCAGCGCGGTTACCCGCTTCCGCTACCTGGTGACCAACACCGTGCGCGATGGCCTGATGGAAACCGGGCGCTGGCAGCCGGCGGCGCTGCCGCCGGGCGAGTACATCGTGCGTGCCAGTGCGCGTGATTACAGCGGCAACGAAGGCGTTGGCCGGCGCGAGGTCAGAGTGCGGCTGTTGCCGTAG
- a CDS encoding YciI family protein, giving the protein MQQYLLLIYIEPALLQALPSEEFNALMRDCLAHADQLQAEGTLLAAQKLQPVDTAQTLRVRDGHSRVLDGPFAETRELLAGFNLIVARNRDEAMAIARDFPWARFGSIEVRPLEDMDAERERCGAPAATATAAL; this is encoded by the coding sequence ATGCAGCAGTACCTGCTCCTGATCTACATTGAGCCCGCCCTGCTGCAGGCCCTGCCCAGCGAAGAGTTCAACGCGCTGATGCGCGACTGCCTGGCCCACGCCGACCAGCTGCAGGCCGAAGGCACCCTGCTGGCCGCACAGAAACTGCAGCCGGTGGACACCGCACAGACCCTGCGCGTGCGCGACGGCCACAGCCGCGTGCTTGATGGCCCCTTCGCCGAAACCCGCGAACTGCTGGCCGGGTTCAACCTGATCGTGGCGCGCAACCGCGACGAGGCCATGGCCATCGCCCGCGACTTCCCCTGGGCACGCTTCGGCAGCATCGAAGTGCGCCCGCTGGAAGACATGGACGCCGAACGCGAACGCTGCGGCGCGCCGGCCGCTACGGCAACAGCCGCACTCTGA
- a CDS encoding YciI family protein, whose translation MKVMVIVKASADSEAGRMPSAAELTAMGAYNEQLVAAGIMLAGEGLHATARGHRIQFGEGAPAVQSGPFGPAEHQIAGFWLWEVRSLDEAIEWARRAPFKPGDALELRPLITAEDFGEAFTPELQQQEQRLRNQIDA comes from the coding sequence ATGAAAGTGATGGTGATCGTCAAAGCCAGCGCCGATTCCGAAGCCGGGCGCATGCCCAGCGCAGCGGAACTGACCGCCATGGGCGCCTACAACGAACAACTGGTCGCCGCCGGCATCATGCTCGCTGGCGAAGGCCTGCACGCCACCGCCCGCGGCCATCGCATTCAGTTCGGTGAGGGCGCACCGGCCGTGCAGTCCGGCCCGTTCGGCCCGGCCGAGCACCAGATCGCCGGCTTCTGGCTGTGGGAAGTGCGGTCGCTGGACGAAGCCATCGAGTGGGCGCGGCGCGCACCGTTCAAGCCCGGTGATGCCCTGGAACTGCGCCCGCTGATCACCGCCGAGGACTTCGGCGAGGCTTTCACCCCCGAATTACAGCAACAGGAACAGCGTCTGCGGAACCAGATCGACGCTTGA
- a CDS encoding VOC family protein: MKLIPFLGFSGQTHDAMAFYAKALGGQVTSEMKYRDMPPSDEPGCSEMPPETLDHVAHSQLEIGAAILMAADGPGGEGGSATTINVDVDSIEEAERVFAALAEGGQVQMPIAETFWAHRWGMLIDRFGKPWMVNCMKQP, translated from the coding sequence ATGAAACTGATTCCCTTCCTTGGCTTCAGCGGCCAGACCCACGATGCCATGGCGTTCTACGCCAAGGCGCTGGGCGGCCAGGTCACGTCGGAAATGAAGTACCGCGACATGCCGCCGTCCGATGAGCCCGGTTGCAGCGAAATGCCGCCGGAAACGCTGGACCACGTAGCGCACAGCCAGCTGGAGATCGGTGCGGCGATCCTGATGGCCGCCGATGGTCCCGGCGGCGAGGGTGGCAGCGCCACCACCATCAACGTGGACGTGGACAGCATCGAGGAGGCCGAACGCGTGTTCGCCGCGCTGGCCGAAGGTGGCCAGGTGCAGATGCCGATTGCCGAAACCTTCTGGGCGCACCGCTGGGGCATGTTGATCGACCGCTTCGGCAAGCCGTGGATGGTCAACTGCATGAAGCAGCCGTAA
- a CDS encoding VOC family protein, with translation MSAAQPQMIFVNLPVQDLEASKAFFSALGYQFNPAFTDENAACMVISESIFVMLLVKPFFQQFTTKAIADAQASTEVITCLSADSRKAVDTLVDKALAAGAREPQPARDYGFMYQRGFQDLDGHLWEIAHMDGEPG, from the coding sequence ATGAGTGCAGCGCAACCGCAGATGATCTTCGTCAACCTGCCCGTGCAGGATCTGGAGGCGTCCAAGGCGTTCTTCAGCGCCCTGGGCTACCAGTTCAATCCCGCGTTCACCGACGAGAACGCGGCCTGCATGGTCATCAGCGAGAGCATCTTCGTGATGCTGCTGGTGAAGCCGTTCTTCCAGCAGTTCACCACCAAGGCCATTGCCGATGCACAGGCCAGCACCGAGGTGATCACCTGCCTGTCGGCGGACAGCCGCAAGGCGGTGGATACGCTGGTGGACAAGGCGCTGGCGGCCGGTGCCCGCGAACCGCAGCCGGCGCGCGATTACGGCTTCATGTACCAGCGTGGCTTCCAGGACCTGGATGGCCATCTGTGGGAGATCGCGCACATGGACGGTGAACCGGGGTGA
- a CDS encoding sigma-70 family RNA polymerase sigma factor produces MAEPTLTQRMDTLWRMESPVLIARLARLLGGDVGRAEELAQDTWLAALERWPAQGMPDNPGAWLMTTARNRAIDVLRQHQRVAQQHAQWGELLHPAALPAPDDNQMLEDDLGDDLLRLMFVACHPLLPADARVALTLRLLGGLTTVEIARAFLQPEPTIAQRIVRAKRTLAQKQVPYEVPRADALPERLGSVLEAIYLIFNEGYAASAGDDWMRPALCEEALRLARILAHRMPAPPVLGLLALMELQASRAAARVDAQGMPVLLDQQNRARWDWLQIARGQQALAQALAAGGQHDVYVLQAQIAACHAAARQAVDTDWARIAALYAQLLQVLPSPVVALNRVVAVSRSDGAFAAWALLQPLLDDARLQGYAPLQVVRGELLLQLGREADAREAFAMAAAQSPNAAERAVLRERAGHAPEN; encoded by the coding sequence ATGGCCGAGCCCACCCTGACCCAGCGCATGGATACCCTGTGGCGAATGGAATCGCCCGTGCTGATCGCGCGCCTGGCACGGCTGCTGGGCGGTGACGTGGGCCGTGCCGAAGAGCTGGCCCAGGACACCTGGCTGGCCGCGCTGGAGCGCTGGCCGGCGCAGGGCATGCCGGACAACCCGGGGGCCTGGTTGATGACCACCGCACGCAACCGTGCCATCGATGTGCTGCGCCAGCACCAGCGCGTGGCCCAGCAGCACGCGCAGTGGGGCGAGCTGCTGCACCCGGCCGCGCTGCCCGCGCCCGATGACAACCAGATGCTGGAAGACGACCTGGGCGACGATCTGCTGCGGTTGATGTTCGTGGCCTGCCACCCGCTGCTGCCGGCCGATGCCCGGGTGGCGCTGACCCTGCGCCTGCTGGGTGGCCTGACCACGGTGGAGATCGCCCGCGCGTTCCTGCAGCCGGAGCCCACCATCGCCCAGCGCATCGTGCGCGCCAAGCGCACGCTGGCGCAGAAGCAGGTGCCGTATGAGGTACCGCGCGCCGACGCGCTGCCGGAGCGGCTTGGCTCGGTACTGGAAGCGATCTACCTGATCTTCAACGAAGGCTACGCGGCCAGCGCCGGTGATGACTGGATGCGCCCGGCGCTGTGCGAGGAAGCCCTGCGACTGGCGCGCATCCTGGCCCATCGCATGCCAGCACCGCCGGTGCTGGGCCTGTTGGCGCTGATGGAACTGCAGGCCTCGCGCGCGGCAGCGCGGGTGGACGCGCAGGGCATGCCGGTGCTGTTGGACCAGCAGAACCGCGCGCGCTGGGACTGGCTGCAGATCGCGCGTGGGCAGCAGGCGCTGGCGCAGGCCTTGGCCGCCGGTGGCCAGCACGATGTCTACGTGCTGCAGGCGCAGATTGCCGCCTGCCATGCCGCCGCGCGGCAGGCGGTGGATACCGACTGGGCACGCATCGCGGCGCTGTACGCACAGCTGTTGCAGGTGCTGCCTTCGCCGGTGGTGGCACTGAACCGCGTGGTGGCGGTATCGCGCAGCGACGGCGCGTTCGCCGCATGGGCGCTGCTGCAGCCGCTGCTGGACGATGCACGGCTGCAGGGCTATGCACCGTTGCAGGTGGTGCGCGGCGAGCTGTTGCTGCAGTTGGGGCGGGAGGCGGATGCGCGGGAGGCGTTTGCCATGGCGGCGGCACAGAGCCCCAATGCCGCCGAGCGCGCCGTGTTGCGGGAGAGGGCCGGCCACGCCCCGGAAAACTGA
- a CDS encoding CsgG/HfaB family protein, translating into MRTTTRLIGLGLAAALLAACGDKEAPAADTAPVPAKEKAASALVSNAPADDAPLRGTPDFGGTTQVAREADGIGSTPELAVLAALQSAVAQVNGVRVASQMQGLRAGLHVDVDGEHVGDIRADAFTQQMIAGSQGAVLGYEILSQDEVRQLDEETIARVRASDEGWSFKGSASASASGQASAKASGGGGSAEASYKENYEENVQVDAKRGASSFDSDVTHRSMRSYWKVRVRAQIAQYRAPDEQGKPKIVVALPRTKSGSYAVGDGRVDAGEVADAIRARLSDTLTQTQRFIVLDREFGDELQAEIDHINSGNVRLQDTARIGQQLATDLILIPTIERFEYPRSVRNLRMSDRQVTSYSGGGRITLRLVNATTGQVVMSDSFDHQLASTGPSTLPRVVNGRNMAASMMESLSGQIGTTIVTTLFPVSVVSVDGDQVVLSQGGETLQAGQRWQAVRLGEELKDPQTGRSLGRSEHPCCTIRVDRVAAQTSYGTIEDGVDATRGGFRPGQIELRQKLGSKPAAAATASASAAPAASARPAAKPKPKAAAAAAPAEDPNW; encoded by the coding sequence ATGCGCACCACCACCCGACTGATCGGCCTGGGCCTGGCCGCTGCCTTGCTGGCGGCCTGTGGCGACAAGGAAGCCCCGGCGGCAGACACCGCGCCGGTCCCCGCCAAGGAAAAGGCAGCCAGCGCGCTGGTCAGCAACGCACCGGCCGACGACGCGCCGTTGCGCGGCACGCCGGATTTCGGCGGCACCACCCAGGTCGCGCGCGAGGCCGATGGTATCGGCAGCACGCCGGAACTGGCGGTGCTGGCCGCCCTGCAATCGGCGGTGGCGCAGGTCAATGGCGTGCGCGTGGCCAGCCAGATGCAGGGCCTGCGCGCAGGCCTGCATGTGGACGTGGATGGGGAACACGTCGGCGACATCCGCGCCGACGCGTTCACCCAGCAGATGATTGCCGGCTCGCAGGGTGCGGTGCTGGGCTATGAAATCCTGTCGCAGGACGAAGTGCGGCAGCTGGATGAAGAGACCATTGCCCGCGTGCGCGCCAGCGATGAAGGCTGGAGCTTCAAGGGCTCGGCCTCGGCCAGCGCGTCGGGCCAGGCCTCGGCGAAGGCCTCCGGCGGCGGTGGTTCGGCCGAAGCCAGCTACAAGGAAAACTACGAAGAGAACGTGCAGGTGGACGCCAAGCGCGGCGCCAGCTCGTTCGATTCGGACGTGACCCACCGCAGCATGCGCAGCTACTGGAAGGTGCGCGTGCGTGCGCAGATTGCCCAGTACCGCGCGCCGGACGAGCAGGGCAAGCCGAAGATCGTGGTGGCCCTGCCGCGCACCAAGTCCGGCAGCTATGCCGTGGGTGATGGTCGCGTGGATGCCGGCGAAGTGGCCGATGCCATTCGCGCACGGCTGTCCGATACGCTGACCCAGACCCAGCGCTTCATCGTGCTGGACCGCGAATTCGGTGATGAACTGCAGGCCGAGATCGACCACATCAACAGCGGCAACGTGCGCCTGCAGGACACTGCACGCATCGGCCAGCAGTTGGCGACCGATCTGATCCTGATTCCCACCATCGAACGCTTCGAGTACCCGCGCAGCGTGCGCAACCTGCGCATGTCCGATCGCCAGGTCACCTCGTATTCCGGTGGCGGCCGCATCACCCTGCGCCTGGTCAACGCCACCACCGGCCAGGTGGTGATGTCCGACAGCTTCGACCACCAGCTGGCCTCCACCGGCCCCAGCACGCTGCCGCGCGTGGTCAACGGCCGCAACATGGCCGCCTCGATGATGGAATCGTTGTCCGGGCAGATCGGTACGACCATCGTCACCACGCTGTTCCCGGTGTCGGTGGTATCGGTGGACGGCGACCAGGTGGTGCTCAGCCAGGGCGGTGAAACGCTGCAGGCCGGCCAGCGCTGGCAGGCCGTGCGCCTGGGCGAAGAACTGAAGGACCCGCAGACCGGTCGTTCGCTGGGCCGCAGCGAGCACCCGTGCTGCACCATCCGCGTGGATCGCGTGGCCGCGCAGACCTCGTACGGCACCATCGAAGACGGTGTGGACGCAACCCGCGGTGGCTTCCGTCCCGGCCAGATCGAGCTGCGGCAGAAGCTGGGCAGCAAGCCGGCTGCGGCTGCCACGGCAAGCGCATCGGCGGCACCGGCCGCCAGCGCGCGCCCGGCGGCCAAGCCCAAGCCCAAGGCCGCTGCTGCTGCCGCACCGGCAGAAGACCCGAACTGGTAA
- a CDS encoding M28 family metallopeptidase, with product MKRVALGLLALSVSSALMAATPKFDGARISADVKELASDAYEGRSPATAGEEKTIAYLSKQFADAGLQPGGDLKDGKRLWTQAVPLLKGDIVGAPQLALHQGGKTVALQQGKQIAVRAAMNGASAVDISKAPLVFLGYGVKAPERNWDDFKGVDLKGKIAVVLINDPDFETGKGDFDGKGMTWYGRWPYKYEEGARQGALGVLIVHETAPASYGWATVAGSNTNTMFDVVRDNPADTHPTLEGWIQRDLAVDLFRSAGLDFEALKKQAQQRDFTPVPLTGASLDAKYAVKTEVITSHNVAARLEGSRYPDETIVYSAHWDHIGVGEPDARGDRIFNGALDNASGTASLLELARGFAKGKRPERSVLFLAVTAEEKGLLGSEYYATHPLYPLEKTVAMINMDGMAPFGPSRDFGIYGTARFELLDQLKDVAKGWDIRYTPDPKPEAGLFFRSDHFSFAKRGVPALSWSAGQDWVDGGVAAGKKASDDYTAKRYHQQGDEWQPDWVFAGAARDLEVLYTLGSQLANSRSWPNWSTDESFRAVRDASADQRK from the coding sequence ATGAAACGAGTGGCACTGGGCCTGCTGGCCCTTTCGGTAAGCAGCGCATTGATGGCGGCCACGCCGAAGTTCGATGGCGCGCGCATTTCCGCCGATGTGAAGGAGCTGGCCTCCGACGCGTATGAAGGCCGTTCGCCGGCCACCGCCGGCGAAGAGAAGACCATCGCCTACCTCAGCAAGCAGTTCGCCGACGCCGGCCTGCAGCCGGGCGGCGACCTGAAGGACGGCAAGCGCCTGTGGACCCAGGCCGTGCCGCTGCTCAAGGGCGATATCGTCGGCGCGCCGCAGCTGGCGCTGCACCAGGGCGGAAAGACCGTGGCGCTGCAGCAGGGCAAGCAGATTGCCGTGCGCGCGGCCATGAACGGTGCCAGCGCAGTGGATATCAGCAAGGCACCGCTGGTGTTCCTGGGCTATGGCGTGAAGGCGCCGGAACGCAACTGGGACGACTTCAAGGGCGTGGACCTGAAGGGCAAGATCGCCGTGGTGCTGATCAACGACCCCGACTTCGAGACCGGCAAGGGCGACTTCGACGGCAAGGGCATGACCTGGTACGGGCGCTGGCCGTACAAGTACGAAGAGGGTGCCCGCCAGGGTGCGCTGGGCGTGCTGATCGTGCATGAGACCGCGCCGGCATCCTACGGCTGGGCCACCGTGGCCGGCTCCAACACCAACACCATGTTCGACGTGGTGCGTGACAATCCCGCCGACACCCATCCGACGCTGGAAGGCTGGATCCAGCGCGATCTGGCGGTGGACCTGTTCCGCTCGGCCGGCCTGGATTTCGAGGCGCTGAAGAAGCAGGCGCAGCAGCGCGACTTCACCCCGGTGCCGCTGACCGGCGCCAGCCTGGATGCGAAGTACGCGGTGAAGACCGAGGTGATCACCTCGCACAACGTGGCCGCGCGCCTGGAAGGCAGCCGCTACCCGGACGAGACCATCGTCTACAGCGCGCACTGGGACCATATTGGCGTGGGTGAGCCCGATGCCCGTGGCGACCGCATCTTCAACGGTGCGCTGGACAACGCCAGCGGCACCGCTTCGCTGCTGGAACTGGCCCGTGGCTTCGCCAAGGGCAAGCGCCCGGAACGTTCGGTGCTGTTCCTGGCGGTCACCGCCGAGGAAAAGGGCCTGCTGGGTTCGGAGTACTACGCCACCCATCCGCTGTACCCGCTGGAAAAGACCGTGGCGATGATCAACATGGACGGCATGGCGCCGTTCGGTCCGTCGCGTGATTTCGGCATCTACGGCACCGCGCGCTTCGAGCTGCTGGACCAGTTGAAGGACGTGGCCAAGGGCTGGGACATCCGCTACACCCCCGACCCGAAGCCGGAAGCGGGCCTGTTCTTCCGTTCCGACCACTTCTCGTTCGCCAAGCGCGGCGTGCCGGCGCTGTCCTGGTCGGCCGGCCAGGACTGGGTGGACGGTGGCGTGGCGGCGGGCAAGAAGGCGTCCGACGATTACACCGCCAAGCGCTACCACCAGCAGGGCGACGAGTGGCAGCCGGATTGGGTGTTCGCCGGTGCGGCACGCGACCTGGAAGTGCTCTACACGCTGGGCAGCCAGCTGGCCAACTCGCGCAGCTGGCCGAACTGGAGCACCGACGAGTCGTTCCGCGCCGTGCGTGACGCCAGCGCCGACCAGCGCAAGTAA
- a CDS encoding histidine kinase codes for MFASLTLIVRHLLAWAVALLVAGMVWSGIFSGMNDGPGWIFGLLAMFLMITALGSAITHVRRVWMVAGKLDGSTLSGRQRRQVELPMDAGQAYAVVEAAVAELPRVEDVESSAGSLQVRAYVRRVDPWNGRQPSRWNLPARLAIKRNSVQATVTPGQGTSTVTLLFEPDAGWWADLLALDEGSNYENAEAVTRAISRRVADQRRDEQAAAEQTQVEKELSVARLNLLHAQVEPHFLYNTLANAQVLTRTDPGRADQMLGHLIQYLRSSLPQVDESVSTLGVELERTRAYLEILRIRMGARLAVEVQVPNELQGVHLPAMALQTLVENAIKHGLEPKPGGGTIWILARGFDDHVTVTVADDGLGFGQGTSGTGIGLKNLRERLRLTCGEQAGVAIVANFPSGVAATMTLPQPAKERTHAA; via the coding sequence GTGTTCGCCAGCCTTACTCTCATTGTTCGTCATTTGTTGGCCTGGGCCGTGGCGCTGCTGGTGGCGGGCATGGTCTGGAGTGGCATCTTCAGCGGCATGAACGATGGCCCGGGCTGGATCTTCGGCCTGCTGGCGATGTTCCTGATGATCACCGCGCTGGGCAGCGCCATTACCCATGTGCGCCGGGTGTGGATGGTGGCCGGCAAGCTGGACGGCAGCACCCTGTCTGGCCGCCAGCGGCGGCAGGTGGAACTGCCCATGGACGCCGGCCAGGCCTACGCGGTGGTCGAGGCGGCGGTGGCCGAACTGCCGCGCGTGGAAGACGTGGAAAGTTCGGCCGGCAGCCTGCAGGTGCGCGCCTACGTGCGCCGCGTGGACCCCTGGAACGGCCGCCAGCCCTCGCGCTGGAACCTGCCGGCGCGGCTGGCGATCAAGCGCAACAGCGTGCAGGCCACGGTCACTCCGGGGCAGGGCACCAGCACGGTCACCCTGCTGTTCGAGCCCGATGCCGGCTGGTGGGCCGATCTGCTGGCGCTGGATGAAGGCAGCAACTACGAGAACGCCGAAGCGGTGACCCGCGCGATCAGCCGCCGGGTGGCCGACCAGCGCCGCGACGAACAGGCCGCCGCCGAGCAGACCCAGGTGGAAAAGGAACTGTCGGTGGCGCGGCTGAACCTGCTGCACGCACAGGTGGAACCGCACTTCCTGTACAACACGCTGGCCAATGCGCAGGTGCTGACCCGCACCGATCCGGGCCGCGCCGATCAGATGCTGGGGCACCTGATCCAGTACCTGCGCAGTTCGCTGCCGCAGGTGGATGAATCGGTGTCCACGCTGGGCGTGGAGCTGGAACGCACACGCGCCTACCTGGAAATCCTGCGCATCCGCATGGGCGCGCGGTTGGCGGTGGAAGTGCAGGTGCCCAACGAACTGCAGGGTGTGCACCTGCCGGCCATGGCCCTGCAGACGCTGGTGGAAAACGCGATCAAGCACGGCTTGGAGCCCAAGCCGGGTGGCGGCACGATCTGGATCCTGGCGCGTGGCTTCGATGACCACGTGACCGTAACGGTGGCCGACGATGGACTGGGCTTCGGCCAGGGCACCAGCGGCACCGGCATCGGCCTGAAGAACCTGCGCGAGCGCCTGCGCCTGACCTGCGGCGAGCAGGCCGGCGTGGCGATCGTGGCCAACTTCCCCTCGGGCGTGGCCGCTACCATGACCCTGCCGCAGCCGGCCAAGGAGCGCACCCATGCCGCTTGA